CCAGCCCCTCGGTGAGCACGCCGTCGGAGTCGTCCGGGAAGACGCAGTTCCAGCATGGACCTTCCCCGGGCACCATGGTGAACGCATGGCCTTCCCACCCCCGTACCGCCGCACCCACCAGGGGCTTCCCTTGGGCAAGGCACAGCCGGTTAAGTTCCTGCCGCCACCGGGCCGAGCGCACGCACCCCACGACTACGTCGTACCTGGCCACCAGGTCTGCCATGCTCGCCTGCAGGTACTCCTCGACCCTGACGGCCGGATTCAGCGCCTGCAGCCGCCGCGGGGCGGCCCCGGCCAGGGCCGACTCCTCACCGCAGGACGAGTAATGCACAAAATCCAGCCCTTCCCCATCTTCCGGTTCCACCAGGCCCAACCGGCCCACGCCCGCCGCCGCCAGGTACAGGGAAGCGGCCATCCCCTGGCGACCCAAACCTACCAACAGGGCCGAAGCGTGCAGGAGGCGCACCTGGCCCTCCACCCCGAACCCGGGCAGAAGCAGGTGCCGGCTGTATCTCCTGAGGTCTTCTGCGGTGAGCTGTCCGGTCATTGACATCCTCCGGTCGCATTTTGCCGTGGACCCCCGCCCCCTCGCCGCTCCTGCCTCCCCAAACCACAGCAGCCTCAGAAGGCCCCGTAGTCATCCGCCAGCCCAGTGATCCGGGGTCCATCCCCACATACCGGGCAACGGGGGTCACGGGTCAGGGCCACTTCGTCCCAGGTCATGAGGCGGGCATCGTAAAGCAACAGCCTGCCCCGGTACGTTTCCCCTGCCCCCGTGAGGTAGCGGACCACGTCCATCGCCTGTAGGCACCCGATCAGCCCCGGCACCGGCCCGAATACCCCCGCTTCCCGGCAGGTGGGCACCGACCCCGGGGGCGGGGGTTCCGGGAACAGGCAGCGCAGGCACGGTCCCTGTCCCGGGAAGAAGAGGCTGGTCTGCCCTTCGAAACGAAATACCGCTCCGTAAGACAGGGGCTTCCCCAGCAGGTAGCAGGCGTCGTTCAGGAGGTACCGGGTGGCGAAGTTGTCACAGGCATCGACCACCACGTCGTACGGTGC
The sequence above is drawn from the Bacillota bacterium genome and encodes:
- a CDS encoding HesA/MoeB/ThiF family protein; protein product: MHGYLRQASAVVVGAGGLGSASSLYLALAGIGRLGLVDGDAVELSNLQRQVIHSTPDLGRPKVESAADKLSSLRPDLRIDIYPVRLTRENAQSVLAPYDVVVDACDNFATRYLLNDACYLLGKPLSYGAVFRFEGQTSLFFPGQGPCLRCLFPEPPPPGSVPTCREAGVFGPVPGLIGCLQAMDVVRYLTGAGETYRGRLLLYDARLMTWDEVALTRDPRCPVCGDGPRITGLADDYGAF
- a CDS encoding HesA/MoeB/ThiF family protein, whose translation is MTGQLTAEDLRRYSRHLLLPGFGVEGQVRLLHASALLVGLGRQGMAASLYLAAAGVGRLGLVEPEDGEGLDFVHYSSCGEESALAGAAPRRLQALNPAVRVEEYLQASMADLVARYDVVVGCVRSARWRQELNRLCLAQGKPLVGAAVRGWEGHAFTMVPGEGPCWNCVFPDDSDGVLTEGLGSLVAGAVGILQATEAIKVLLGLGEPLSRRYLFLDGMTGRFRQVKCHVDPGCPYCSGQKGE